Genomic DNA from Dehalogenimonas lykanthroporepellens BL-DC-9:
GCAGGATGACTGTACCGTATGTCATCAGCCAGTGTGGGTTCTGGCGGACGCCAGTTGAAAGGTGGTGCAGATGGGTAAAAAGAAATTTATAATCGGTGGTATTATCCTGTTTCTGGCGATTGGGTCTCTTGGCTGGGTAGGTTTTATGAATTCGGCTACGTATTATTATGAGGTAGCTGACTTTCTGGAAAGGCAGGAATTACTGGGTAGCCAGAGCGTTCGCGTCAATGGCACGGTAGTTCCTGGCTCGGTCAATACCGAAAGCGGGGGGCTGGGCATCAGTTTCACTATCCGGGACGTGAACCTTGGAACCCCCACCATTCCGGTTATCTATCAGGGGGCGGTGCCCGATACCTTTCAACCAGATACGGATGTAGTTGTCGAAGGCAGGTTTACTTCCGCAGGTGTGTTCGAAGCGACCTCGATTATGACCAAATGCGCATCCAAATACGAACCGGCTCTCGAAACTTGAAACGGGCAAGGCAATAATGGCTGACATCGGATTCATCGCGCTTCTCATTGCGTTTTTGGTTGCTTTATATTCCTCGGTAGCGTATGTAGTCGGCGGTCGAACTAACAATGCCGCCTGGCTGGCCAGCGCTCGTAATGGTCTCTACGCCGCCTTTGTTCTGGTAACCATCGCCGTCGGCGTAATGCTGGTAGCGATAATCACACACCGTTTCGAGATAGAATACGTTGCTCAGTACACCTCCACCGACATGCCCCTGCTCTACCTGATTTCTACTCTCTGGGCGGGCAATGATGGTTCTCTGCTGTTCTGGGCATGGTTATTGTCTGTTTTTGGAGCGGTCGTCGTCTGGGGCCGGTATCGAGTCGGCCGTGATTTGGTGCCGTATGCTTCAGCGGTTATTATGGGCACGCTGGCCTTCTTTCTATTACTGATGCTGGTGGTGGCCAATCCTTTCGCCACTTTACCTTTCACTCCGGTCGAAGGAAACGGGTTGAACCCCCTACTGGAAAATATCGGTATGGTTATTCATCCACCGACACTTCTGTTCGGGTACGCCGGGTTTACCGTTCCGTTCGCTTTCGCTATCGCGGCCCTGGTAAAAGGGAAAAGTGGTGATGAATGGCTGGTTATCTCCCGCCGTTGGGCTCTTATTAGTTGGTTGATATTGGGTATCGGGCTGATTATCGGCATGTGGTGGGCCTATGTTGAGCTTGGATGGGGTGGATATTGGGCCTGGGACCCGGTGGAAAATGCTGGGCTGATGCCGTGGCTTCTGGGTACCGCTTTTCTGCATTCCATCAAGATGCAACGGCGCCGCGGCATGTTCAAAGTATGGAACATGCTCCTGATCATCTTTACCTTTATACTATGCATCTTCGGCACCTTCATGACCCGTAGCGGATTCCTGTCTTCGGTCCATACTTTCGGGGATACCGGACTTGATCCCTTCTTTCTTACGTTCATCAGCCTGACGATGATATTGTCACTGGGCCTTTTGTTGTATCGAAGCAGGCAATTGCGCAGTGAAAGCGAGATGGAATCCTTTATTTCCCGTGAGAGCACCTTCCTGCTGACCAACCTGTTGTTTGTCGGAGCGACGATCGCTGTTTTCGTCGGCACCATGTTTCCCGCCATATCGGGTTATTTTGGAGGTTCGGAAGTTAATCTGGGAGCCGATTTCTTCAATCAGGTCAACGGCCCCATCTTTCTGGCCATCGTTTGTTTGGCCGGTGTCTGTACGCTAATCGGCTGGCGCAAAGCTTCGGGTAGCAATTTGATAAAGAACTTCCTGCGGCCTTTGATATTAGCGCTGTTACTGGCTGTTGCATTGTTTGCTTTCGGTGTTCGTGACTTGACTGCGCTGGTGGCATTCCCATTGGTCGCCTTCGTTTTGGTGACTATTCTCACCGAATGGATTAAGGGAACGGTATCCCGCCAGAAAGTCAAAGGAGAAAATTTCCTGGCGGCATTCTTCAGGTTAATCTGGTCGAACAAGCCCAGATATGGTGGATATATCGTTCACTTGGGTATTCTGGTGATGACCCTGGGTATTGTCGGTTCTACGGTATTCGATACCAAGACTTCAACTGTTCTCAGTGAAGGTGATACCGTAACTTTAGAGGAATACAGTTTGACCTTTCAGCAATTGAACTATTACACCACACCCAGCCGAGAAGTTATCACTGCCGAAATGACCGTTCAGGTCGACGACCGGAATATCGGCACTATTGTTTCTGAAAAGATATATCACTACAGTTATCAACAACCGGTAACGGAAGTCGGTATTATCGGGTCGGCTATTGAAGACCTTTACGTTATCTTTTTGGATTGGGACGAGACAGGAGCCGCCGCTTTCGAAATCCGGATTATTCCACTGGTGTTGTGGATCTGGATTGGTGGTATCATTCTGGTTATCGGCGGGACGATCGCTTTCTGGCCCGATCGACGGGCGGTTACCGCCTGATTTCGCTTTGCAGGAGGGGAAGATGGTTATAGCCCTGGCGGTTCTGATGACATTAGGGGCTTTCATAGCGATAGTCTATCCGTTTGTTGCTGGTTCAATCAGACAGCCGGTCATAGCAGGTGATACGGACTTGTTCGAGGCTAATTATCAACGCGACCATATCTACGCTCAACTGAAGGAACTGGAAAATGATTACGCTTCGGGGACGCTGAGCCGAGAGGATTATGAGCGCCTTGAAGCCCGTTATCGTAACCGGGCGGTGGCGATTCTCCGGGAAATTGATGACATTCAAACTGATTCGCCTGCCGGTGATGATGAAGAAGATATCGAAGCACAGATAGCCGGACTGCGAGCCAATAAAAAAACTGAAATGTTTTGCGCCTATTGTGGAGCCCGAAGGCAGAGCGAAGGGATCTTTTGTCCGGACTGCGGTCAGAAGTTCACTCGTTAAGGAGGCATAATAAGTGCGAAGCAGAGCGTTAATTCTGATGCTGTTGTTGATCGGTCTGATGACGTCCGGGCACCCGGTTTTCGGTGAAGAGAACGGGACGATTTCCGGGAAAGTGGTTAACGGTTCGCCGGGGGCGGAGATAGATGAAGTCCCTGCGGTAACTCTGGAAGCATACTCTCCTGGCAATCCGCAACCGGTGGTTATTCAGGGGGTAACGGATGAAGAAGGTAATTATCGATTCACCTCGCTGGATACGGACAGTAATATCTCATACTATATCGCGGCTGAATATAAAGGGGCGATTTATTACAGTGACGAGCTGAATTATTCAGGGGAATCCCCCGACATCGAGTCCGATATTACTGTGTACGAGCAGACTGAGTCCGATACTGACATAAGCATTGCATTGTCACATACCATTATTACCACCGAATCCGAAGGAATCGTGGTAACTGAGTTTTTCATTATCGAAAATACCGGTGACTATTCCTTTATCGGCTCTGGGGCAGTAATCGGGACCTCTTCGCTGACCATGCTGTTTCCGATGCCGGATATTGCCCAGGGGATCGAAGTCGGGGGGGATATCTCCGGGCAGGTCACGTTCACTAATCAGGGGCTGGTATATTCCGGGGCTATTCGCCCCGGTTTTATGACTGCCACATATTCATATCATCTGCATGAGTTGGGTTCCAAGTACTCTCTCCAGAGAAATATTGCCTATCCACAGGCTAGATATGAATTGCTGGTTCAAGGCATCGACAATTTGAGTGCTGATCCCCTTACTCGACAAGACCCGCTTGTAATTGAGAATGTCTCGTATCAGTACTATACCGCTACCGCAATACCCGCCGGGCAGATAGTCGAAATAGAATTGTCTTTGGGCACAGATGGTACTCAAATCATTCTGGTGGTCGGTGGAGCTTTGATTTTGGCAATTGCCGGTTTTATTCTGATTTCACGACAAAACAGGAAAGGGCAGGCGGTAGTTCGGGACTCCGGGGATGACTACACGTCTCTGTTGAA
This window encodes:
- a CDS encoding cytochrome c-type biogenesis protein CcmE (KEGG: dsa:Desal_1539 cytochrome c-type biogenesis protein CcmE) produces the protein MGKKKFIIGGIILFLAIGSLGWVGFMNSATYYYEVADFLERQELLGSQSVRVNGTVVPGSVNTESGGLGISFTIRDVNLGTPTIPVIYQGAVPDTFQPDTDVVVEGRFTSAGVFEATSIMTKCASKYEPALET
- a CDS encoding cytochrome c assembly protein (PFAM: cytochrome c assembly protein~KEGG: chy:CHY_1387 putative cytochrome c-type biogenesis protein CcmF) gives rise to the protein MADIGFIALLIAFLVALYSSVAYVVGGRTNNAAWLASARNGLYAAFVLVTIAVGVMLVAIITHRFEIEYVAQYTSTDMPLLYLISTLWAGNDGSLLFWAWLLSVFGAVVVWGRYRVGRDLVPYASAVIMGTLAFFLLLMLVVANPFATLPFTPVEGNGLNPLLENIGMVIHPPTLLFGYAGFTVPFAFAIAALVKGKSGDEWLVISRRWALISWLILGIGLIIGMWWAYVELGWGGYWAWDPVENAGLMPWLLGTAFLHSIKMQRRRGMFKVWNMLLIIFTFILCIFGTFMTRSGFLSSVHTFGDTGLDPFFLTFISLTMILSLGLLLYRSRQLRSESEMESFISRESTFLLTNLLFVGATIAVFVGTMFPAISGYFGGSEVNLGADFFNQVNGPIFLAIVCLAGVCTLIGWRKASGSNLIKNFLRPLILALLLAVALFAFGVRDLTALVAFPLVAFVLVTILTEWIKGTVSRQKVKGENFLAAFFRLIWSNKPRYGGYIVHLGILVMTLGIVGSTVFDTKTSTVLSEGDTVTLEEYSLTFQQLNYYTTPSREVITAEMTVQVDDRNIGTIVSEKIYHYSYQQPVTEVGIIGSAIEDLYVIFLDWDETGAAAFEIRIIPLVLWIWIGGIILVIGGTIAFWPDRRAVTA
- a CDS encoding hypothetical protein (KEGG: gau:GAU_0822 hypothetical protein) translates to MVIALAVLMTLGAFIAIVYPFVAGSIRQPVIAGDTDLFEANYQRDHIYAQLKELENDYASGTLSREDYERLEARYRNRAVAILREIDDIQTDSPAGDDEEDIEAQIAGLRANKKTEMFCAYCGARRQSEGIFCPDCGQKFTR
- a CDS encoding hypothetical protein (KEGG: tro:trd_0263 hypothetical protein); the protein is MRSRALILMLLLIGLMTSGHPVFGEENGTISGKVVNGSPGAEIDEVPAVTLEAYSPGNPQPVVIQGVTDEEGNYRFTSLDTDSNISYYIAAEYKGAIYYSDELNYSGESPDIESDITVYEQTESDTDISIALSHTIITTESEGIVVTEFFIIENTGDYSFIGSGAVIGTSSLTMLFPMPDIAQGIEVGGDISGQVTFTNQGLVYSGAIRPGFMTATYSYHLHELGSKYSLQRNIAYPQARYELLVQGIDNLSADPLTRQDPLVIENVSYQYYTATAIPAGQIVEIELSLGTDGTQIILVVGGALILAIAGFILISRQNRKGQAVVRDSGDDYTSLLNRIARLDDQYEAGDIAETDYQAKRDALKKAALNSRKRSASGEEQ